From the genome of Medicago truncatula cultivar Jemalong A17 chromosome 2, MtrunA17r5.0-ANR, whole genome shotgun sequence:
TCAAGTGACCTATTTTTAGGAAAACACTTTGATTCTTGTTGTTAATGTATTCTTTGATTCATGTTTTCTGATCAAATTTCACTCTGCTACACTTTATTGTACAAATTTAAGCAGAATTAAAAGACTTAAGTCTGATAGCACCAGTGTAACTGAGGCGTCTACTTCAGAAGGAACCACGGAACAAAAATCAGGTAATTTATTCATAAACTGTTTCCATcaccaaaaatttatttatacacAGTTTCACCTTTAGAGCAAGTAAAGCAAACCATTTTGAAGAAAGGATGTGATACTCTTTGTTAGTTTTAGCTTCCATATGCTCAGTTTGTTAGACTTGCATCTAAGTTTGATTTAAGCGAACTGGTTTCCCCCCTTCACTTCATCATTAAACagtattgattttttatttaaggaGGCTGTTGTTTCTTATAGAGAAATGAACTAATGATGCATGCGCAATCAAATATCGCACACCCCATACTACCTTTTCTTAGATTAtgcaaaatcttttcaaatatttgtgaaaatatgaatatgaataacaTACAACTTTGTCACTCTGTCTTTAAAATGTTGTAACTCTCTCTATATTGATACTTAATTGTTGGATATATGTAGATGGATGTATGCATCCTGGATCATTTGGAGGCATTTGTATACATTGTGGGCAAAAGGTGGATGCGGAATCTGGTGTGTCATTTGGGTATATACATAAggtacaatttttttctaatgaTTATCTTGCGGGGTACTAATAACATAGATTTGGATAGTTGTTGTTGCCACATGTCGCTATTTTTGAATGACTGTTAGATTAAGTTATTTGTTTAAAAGCTAATTCCTGATTCAGTGACCGTGCCCAACAAGTATTGCTACGAGCCTATAGCACCACTTATCTGGGATATGTAAGTATACATCTGAATAGTGTCGTTCCTCATAgccacattttttaaaaagaaaactttGTATAAGTAAATATAAACATTGAGCCTATAGAAATAAATATACACGGTAATTCCCTATGGACTTGCAAAGGTGGTGTTATTGTTGAGGGAGAATAAGTTGGTAACCAAGGGAGAGTTAGGATTAAGGATTAACCAAGGGAGAATAATTTGGTAACCAAGGGATTAAGGATTTGGTAACCAAGGTGCTGTTATAGTTGATGAGCTGGAAGCAAATTTCATTATAAAAtcctttgaattattttttgtctttacCTTTGAATTCTTGTTGTATCCTATCATACACACAACCCAACTATTTATTCTGCATAACTTAACCAAGTAACAGGTTGTTAAATATGGAGATTTTTGTAttttcagggactaaaacttGATGATAAGGAAATTTCTAGAGTGCGCGACATAGACGTGAAGAATTTATTAAATCGTAGAAAGCTTTGTTTGGTTCTGGACCTAGATCACACACTGCTAAATACCACTTTTCTTTACCGTTTGAGCTCAGAAGAAATGCATTTAAAAACCCATACAGATTCTCTAGAAGGTAATTGCTAAATACCATTAGTTTTTGCTGAAAGCGTGAAATGCTGGCATTATACAGCTTTCTTGGTTTGCTAGTGTCTTAGTTATgtttgttaaatgcttttggAAAGCTTTTTATATATGCTGCCTTTCTGAACTTGTATATGATGAAACAATAGATATCTCTAAAGGTAGCCTCTTCATGTTGGAGCATGTGCAAGTAATGACCAAGTTGAGGCCCTTTGTCCGCACATTTCTTAAAGAAGCAAGTGAAATGTTTGAAATGTACATCTACACCATGGGTGATCGGCGGTACTCGTTAGAGATGGCCAAGCTGCTTGATCCTCAAGGGCTCTACTTCAAAGATAAGGTAATTTCTCGAGAGGATGGGACTCAAAAGAACGTGAAGGATCTGGATCTTGTGTTGGGGACAGAAAATTCTATCTTAATTCTTGATGATAAAGAAGAGGTGAGTGCACTGCTAGTTTCAGCTAAATTGTTTCATTGGAAGAGTTGATGACAATctcataatatttttctttttacctaTATGTACGAACAAATTATATCACTCTTAGTTCCTGCAATCTCATAAGAGTTGGTAAGCAttgaaaagagagtgtgttGCTAGCATCTTTCGTTGGTTAGAGCACAACTaaagttggaaaaaaaactactttttttaataaaaaaattaaacagtcAAATGATTATAGACTTCTTTAATAGGCTTTGATACCATCTTTTAATTTGGTTTGGACCTAACTCAACCCTACAACTCAAGTGTGAAGACAGTttacatagattttttttttttaagcataacTGATCTATTCATTAAAGCTTACAGTATACTACTACTACTAGCATAAATGATTATAGACTTCTTTAATAGGCTTCGATTCTTGTCTTTCTTTATTAGGCTTACAGTTTTTTCTGATTATTGGTTAACttggtgtttttattttaatactcTTTTCGAATTTTAATGAATCATTCCTCTAAATTTTATTCTCTATAAATGAAGTTAATAGTTTGAAATGCGCTAAAGATCTTAGCATTTAATGATTCAGATGTCATTGTTTATCATTTGAGAATCAATAAACCAATGTTGTAGGTATGGCCGAAGTACAGAGATAATCTGATATTGATGGA
Proteins encoded in this window:
- the LOC25486896 gene encoding RNA polymerase II C-terminal domain phosphatase-like 4, translating into MSDDETEFPDSTDSSGSTDELIEKLEDELDDDGADNSSSDEEAQSQDSRIKRLKSDSTSVTEASTSEGTTEQKSDGCMHPGSFGGICIHCGQKVDAESGVSFGYIHKGLKLDDKEISRVRDIDVKNLLNRRKLCLVLDLDHTLLNTTFLYRLSSEEMHLKTHTDSLEDISKGSLFMLEHVQVMTKLRPFVRTFLKEASEMFEMYIYTMGDRRYSLEMAKLLDPQGLYFKDKVISREDGTQKNVKDLDLVLGTENSILILDDKEEVWPKYRDNLILMERYHFFNSSCQDFGLQCKSLAALNIDENETDGALAKILEVLRQINYKFFDELQGDLVDRDVRQVLSSFRGEVLRGCVIVFSLNFRGDLRILRRIAERLGATCLKKHDPTVTHVVATDFVTKESRWAVEEKKFLVNRRWLEAADFYFQKQPEENFLCQNALVSGS